Proteins from a single region of Pyxidicoccus xibeiensis:
- the lepB gene encoding signal peptidase I, translating into MVAAAQAERRREDTPAQPPRPRRRPWAGLAFLALLVVGMVLLRTFAVRPLRVISGSMEPTLQVGERVVMDQLTYRFRAPEAGDIVVFAPPPQLAKTVAEPPRYSLKRVVAVPGQVVQVLDGKVLVDGQPRHEPYVAEPASYTWGPSRVPEGTYFVLGDNRNASADSHAWGFLPAQYVLGRAWLRFWPLERAGRP; encoded by the coding sequence ATGGTGGCTGCCGCGCAAGCCGAACGGAGGCGGGAGGACACTCCCGCGCAGCCCCCCCGACCGCGGCGCAGGCCCTGGGCGGGGCTCGCGTTCCTGGCCTTGCTGGTGGTGGGGATGGTCCTGCTGCGCACCTTCGCCGTCCGTCCGCTGCGCGTCATCTCCGGCTCCATGGAGCCGACGCTCCAAGTGGGCGAGCGCGTGGTGATGGACCAGCTCACGTATCGCTTCCGGGCGCCGGAGGCCGGGGACATCGTCGTCTTCGCGCCCCCGCCCCAGCTCGCGAAGACGGTCGCCGAGCCCCCGCGCTACTCGCTCAAGCGGGTGGTCGCCGTGCCGGGACAGGTGGTGCAGGTGCTCGACGGGAAGGTGCTCGTGGACGGCCAGCCCCGGCACGAGCCCTACGTGGCCGAGCCCGCGAGCTACACCTGGGGCCCGTCACGGGTGCCGGAGGGTACGTACTTCGTGCTGGGCGACAACCGCAACGCCAGCGCCGACTCGCACGCGTGGGGCTTCCTGCCGGCGCAGTAC